A stretch of DNA from Streptomyces sp. NBC_01197:
ACGGCCCGACCGGCGCGGGCGGTCCAGGTCGGCAGTCAGAACTGGGGCCGGTGATGAACGACGCCATCGACGAGGCTCTGGCCCGCTCCCAGGCACTTGACGACTCCCGCCCGATCCAGGACTCGGTCATCCGGACACAGTCGCTGCTGGTCGGTGCCACCTCGCCGCAGATGCCCGCCTGTCGCGGCTACGACTTCGACAAGTACCGGCGCCTACGGCGTGGGGCTCAAATTCGTGCTCGTCCACGCGGCGCGCAGCGCCTTCTTGTCCACCTTGCCCACCTTGGTCGTCGGCAACTGGTCCAGCAGGACCGTCTCCCGGGGCGTGTACAGCTCTCCCAACTCGGCGACCACCGAGGCGCGGACCGCATCCGGGTCGATGTCGGCCCCCTCGGCCACGGCCAGGAAGATCTGTACGGCCTCCCCGTAAACCTCGTCGGGGACGCCCAGCGCCGCTGCGTTGCGCACACCGGGCAGGGTGAGCAGGAAGTCCTCCAGGACCCGGGAGTAGACGTTGTCGCTGGTGCTGCCAGTGACGATGATGTCCTTGGCCCGATCGACGAGGTACAGGTACCCCTCGTCGTCGAGGTAGCCCATGTCCCCGGTGCGCAGCCAGCCGTCGTGCAGCGCCTCAGCGGTGCGCTGCGGGTCTTCGTAGTACCCGAGCATCACCGTCTCCCCCCGGACACACACCTCACCGACCTGCCCGGAGGGCAGCGCCACCGCACTGCCCTCACCACGGACCTCGATCTCGGTGTCGTGTATCGGGCGACCGCAGCTGCTCCAGAGCTCGGGCCGCTGTGCTCCCGCCGAGGCTAGGTCCTCCGCACCGAACGCGGCGATGCCGAGCGCCTCCGACTGCCCGTAGCCCTGGCTGAGCACGGGCCCGAAGACCTTCACCGCCTGCTGCAGCCGGCTGGGCGACGAGGCCGCGCCTCCGACGACGATCCGCCGAAGTGCGGGGAGGGCCCCCGGCTCACACTCCGGGTGGTCGAGGAGCGCGTACAGCATCGGGGGTACGAACATGGTGGCGGTAATCCGCTCCTCGCGCAGCACCTCCAGCGCCGCGCCCGCTTCGAACTCGGGCAGCACGACGAGGGCGGACCCTGTCACCAGCGCCTGAACCGCAGTGAGGTGGCCGCTGCCGTGCGTGAGCAGTGTGGAGGCGAGTACGCGGTCCGTGCCCGGATCCATGGCTGGGAAGGGCGCCGGCCGGGAGCCCTGCGGGGTGCCCTGCACCAGGTTCACCAGCGCGTCGTAGAGGCGGTGGCTGTGCGCGGCGAGTTTGGGACGGCCCAGGGTGCCGCCGGTGTAGAGGACGGTCACGGCCTCGTCCGGTCCCGGCGCGGGCACAC
This window harbors:
- a CDS encoding class I adenylate-forming enzyme family protein codes for the protein MIVNASKTNAQRTYIDRILEQWHKDEDAEALVQGAQRLTRGEARQRLFRLGHALRGQGLEPGDGVGLFLANRVDSVLVQLAVHLIGCRVVFLPPEPGPGELAALVEQSKARAVVTDPLFAQRAAVAAGRSVHAPVLLSLGPSEQRCADLLALEAECPAVRPEGVPAPGPDEAVTVLYTGGTLGRPKLAAHSHRLYDALVNLVQGTPQGSRPAPFPAMDPGTDRVLASTLLTHGSGHLTAVQALVTGSALVVLPEFEAGAALEVLREERITATMFVPPMLYALLDHPECEPGALPALRRIVVGGAASSPSRLQQAVKVFGPVLSQGYGQSEALGIAAFGAEDLASAGAQRPELWSSCGRPIHDTEIEVRGEGSAVALPSGQVGEVCVRGETVMLGYYEDPQRTAEALHDGWLRTGDMGYLDDEGYLYLVDRAKDIIVTGSTSDNVYSRVLEDFLLTLPGVRNAAALGVPDEVYGEAVQIFLAVAEGADIDPDAVRASVVAELGELYTPRETVLLDQLPTTKVGKVDKKALRAAWTSTNLSPTP